In Aspergillus nidulans FGSC A4 chromosome II, the genomic stretch TCTCGCTGTTCGCGACCAGCATTATAATCGTTTCGTTTGTCTCATCTCAGTCGTTCCGCAAGCCCATAAATCGCTTGGTGTTCTATGCCTCGTTTGGCAATATCATGGCCAATGTGGCTACCCTCATCTCGCAGTCTGGTATCTGGGCGGGCACGGATAGCAATTTATGCCAAATTCAGGCTTTCTTGATACAATGGTGTGTAGTATGAAACCACAAGGCGTGCGCTCCGTTGACATGATAACTTCAGGTTCATGCCTGCAGACGCTTTATGGACCTTCGCCATGGCCTTCAACGTCTATCTCACATTCTTCCGAAAATACAATTCCGATCAACTGCGCCGCCTGGAATGGAAGTACGTCATGCTATGCTACGGCCTGCCGTTTATCCCCGCATTTACATACTTCTTCATAAGAACCGAGTCTCGAGGCAAGGTGTACGGTTCGGCTATAGTATGTATACTGATTCTGGGTGTAACGAGGTTCTGACGGATAGCAGCTTTGGTGCTGGGTCGCGCCGTCATGGGACTTTCTCCGCATTGCAGTCTTCTACGGCCCGGTATGGTTTGTGATCTTCGTGACGCTGGCTATCTACGCGCGAATAGGCGAACTCGtttggcgaagaaggcgacagCTCAAGGAAGTTGGTGGTCTTGATACAACACTTGACGTGTCAATTCCCGATGACCCGCCCTTTTCCAAAGTCACCGAGATTCGAATAGAAAGGGAAGATGCTGCTTCCTACCGTCCAGAGGCCGGTCCTTCTACTGAGCAGGATCCTCCTTTTTCATGTGCACAGTCAATACCTCGCCCGTACTCCGTCAATGTCCAGGCCGGATCTAGTCAGCTGGAATTGGGCGCGATACGCAGCGAAGAACCTTTTGACGGCCCTCCAACCCGTGAATATCGCAGTTCGAGTACAGCGTTGGAGGTAAACACTGCGGCTTGGGCATATACCAAATATGCGATGCTATTTTTCGTGGCCCTGCTCGTTACCTGGGTAGTATACTCTTTTACAGTCTATGCGAACAGAACTGATATAAATAGGTCCCATCAACAATCAACCGTGTTTATGCGTTCATTCGCCCCGACGCATCGAATTTTGGCTTAAACTATGCATCGAGCTTTGTCCTCCCGCTGCAGGGATTTTGGAATAGCCTGATATATATTTCTATATCATGGCGGTGCTTTAAGCCGGCTCTTTCTGACCTACATAATCGCCTGTTATGGTATACACACCTCGGTGCAGGTCACCGGCGGCCGTCGAGTGGGCAGGACAGCACTCGCCGGTTAACGAACTAGGATTGGGCCATGTAGAGTTATGAGAAATAATATTTTTAATGGTTCAAAAGCAaattgttttttttttcaagtTTTTGAATGTCACTGTAACAGGCTTCGCCGATGTCTATATAGAGCACGTGATCATCGCGTTTACCAGTTTGCTCTACGCGCCGCGATTTGACATAACACACCAACTCGACATCACTAAGAGTCTATTACACCTCTTGCTTCCTCCACCAATTCGATCAACATATTCAATCCGAAcagaaaaataaaaattaAAATGGCCCCAGAACCCAACAATCCCTTACGGGACGACGAATCGCCCTCTCCACCCCCTCAACCGCCCATTGCCCAAACTCCCGGCCCCCGCGTTACCCGCCTGCAAGAGATCTACGCACAAGCACTCGCGCGTACACTCCGCGCAAACTCGTACTCTAATTTTGCTGCCTGTTTTCCCACACCCGCGAAACATGTCCCGGCTAGTCTGGAGAATGTGTGGCGCCAGCTGAATGCGAAGTTAGAGGAGAGCGCCAAGGCCGAATTTGAGGAGATTTTAGCTGAGAGGAATGCAATTGCGCAGTTGAATGAGCTGGATCGGTTGGTTGGGGAAGCGAGGGCTAGGAGagatgctgcggcggcggcgggtGAGAACGGGAACGGGAacggggaggaggagagagttCCGTACGTTTTCGCGCCGTTTCTGGAAGAATTGATGAGAAATTCGCAATGCTAATGGCTCTGGAACTGACAGACCGCATACCTTACCCCCGGATGTGTTGTTTAGGGCTCATTTAACGCCGCagttggagaagacgaaggccGTTTTGGATGAGAAGATACGAGCTACGGAGACAGAGAATCTGGAACTTGCACAGCGGGTGCAGGCTCAGCGCGCTGAAATTGAGCGCTTGCTGGCTGGTTTAGAAATAGTTGTTGCGGATGTGGAgggtgctgctgccgcagCGACGGAGTACGGGAACCAGAATCATCTCCGCGAGGAGGCTATGCAAATGAACGAGGAGGTTAAGACTGTGTCGGAACGATAATGGTATGCAGCCTGGATACTTGAACACTGTTCTGGTACTATTTTGGGTATCTATCTACGACAACAGCGCTTCCATGTCAGGCCCGCTAACCCAGCCTTCCTCTACCATGTCCTCGGCAacctgcagcagctccttAGGCGCTGAGCCCTTGAGTTGGGCGAGTTTCTCCTTCTGGCCTTCGATAGCGGCTGCGATTGCTTCTTTGCACGTTCCATCGCGCTCCTCATCAGCACCTCCGTCTCTTCGGGCTAATGCGGCGGCGCCCCGATAGTACGTTTGAGCATTCCGAAGGAGAGTCGCGCCGTACTGTTGCGCCATGCTGTGTTCCCATGGCGCGAAACCGAGTCTCCACCTGCTCATTTCAGCATCGCCTCTCGCGAGGTGAATCTTGGGTAGGTTTTCGGCATCTGGGAGTTTGGACGCTTTGGTTAACATGTCTATGGCTGTGGATAATGCTTGCCACCGGAGACCAAGTGACTTTTTAAGGACTTCTGGGTCGTGGGGCGGTTGTTCTGCCGAGGCTGTGTTGAAGGAAATAAACGCATCCGCTTTAGCGCACAGGCCTTCTGGGTCCGCTGATACGTCCAGATCTCCAAATGAAGACACCACGACGCCGTGATATGTTGCCACGTCTATACGTCCGCTTCGGTATAAGACTTCATTTAGCGCAGCGTTGAATCTCGCCCGGGACAAATTCACTTCATAGTGGCGGTTCGAGCCTTCAACAAGTGTGGAAAGCTTCTTCTGGAGGGAATCTCTAGAATACTCCTCTGCCCATTTAAGCCCAACGCCCGGATCGAACGCCAGGAGATTGCAAAGTGTCGAAAGAGCATCTAACTGCGCAATAGCGGTATCCACAAGCGTATCCTTCGTCACTGGCTCGACAACAGCAGCCCATTGCTCCTGCTCTGACTCCTGCGACTCAACATCCGGACTCTCTTGCATCTGCTTTGATTCCTGCACCTGCTCCATACGCCCCACCTCGCCAGACTCCATCTGCCTAATCTGCTCCTGCATCTCAGTATatttcagctcctggagcaCAAGACATCGCTGGAACAGCTCGATCGCCTCCTGCAAGAACTTTGCGGCTTGGTTAAGGTCTTCCTCGACCGGACGCTTCGTATCAGTGACAGTCTCCGCAAGACTCGTCAACACCTGCGCCGTGTTGAATAGTGCATCTGCATTGTCCTGCTCCAATACCAGGGCCTCCCGGTGCGACTGCAAGGCTACGCTCAAGGCTTCAACCAGCGGGATTGACAGTTGCGCTGCAAGTCGTGGATGCTGCGTGATCTCGTACTGGACTCTCGCTCTGTGCAAATACAATACCAGTTAGCGTTTACATCAGCATATACTCCATCTATTTTCCACACTCTGCGGGAAAATGCAGTATCGAGAATACGTGAACATACTTGTTATAAGCTAGATCAAACGCAGTAGGATGTTTTTGTAGCCCCTCATCATATGTAGCAATGGCGCGCATAAAGAAGCGTAGCGATTTTGCTGCATCGCCGGCTCGCCATTtctctcctgcttcttcttgttcaaCTCCGACAGCTAGGAATTCATCTGCTGTTCGAGgggcctgctgctgcgcggactttttcttcaactttgtctccttgagGAAGGACTTTGGTTTCGGCATTATAACAGAACGGCACCAGGTACACAATGCAGAAAAAAACAGGGGTGTCTGATTCAGCCTATATGAGGCAAACAGTAAAGGGCAAGTGAGAGGCAAAGAACCGATGAAATAATGCCAGATGACGTGCAAGTATttttctgatatcccggCCAATGTCGATAGTGCCTGCCTTGATCCCACCGCTTTACCGACCGCTTACTGTCCGCGGGGATACTCTAGACTGGGAACCAATAACTAGCATCGGCATGCCGAGCCTCACCTACAAGATTCCGATTTACTCGGCATGCCGAGCGGGTCCATATGAAAAAACCGACCACCCACTATATCCACATCTACGCCCACGAGTATTTCTGGCTAGAGAAAACGGGAGCAAAAAATGACCTACGCAGGGCTCGaacctgcaatctcctgattcgtAGTCAGACGCCTTGCCAATTGGGCCAGCAGGCCTTGTTGGTTTACTAGCTAAGACTTTTGGCATTATAGAAGAGCACTGTACAATGGGCCGAAAATCGTTGACACTTAATTTAGCCCTAAGAGTTGGGGCGACTGTACAATGCATGTACTGATTAGATTACTCAAGTAGTAATGCTGGCTGCCTTCACAGCCTTGGCCTTTCAAGCGTATGGTAATGATTGAATGATGGACAGTCTCATAACGTTAAAACCGCGAATATGTAATCTCTTCCTATACATGTGTTAACTCACATGCAGCACATGGAAATGACCAAATTTACTCATGCCTGTTCAACAGTATACGTGCAGGCATGTCGGATATGGGGAGGCAGCACTCAGTATCGTAAGTATGGAGGGACATGCTAGTGTTGCCAATCCAGATCTTCCCACGAATAAGCATTGCACCAGCTTTCCGTTTTTTCTGTAGTTGGCAAGCTTTCTTACCACCAGCCTGGACGTAGAATCCTGACCAAAGTAAAGTACGTATCCATCCTTAGACACGCTTTCCAGTTCGTCCTAAACCTGTCTTGTAATAGGTCAAAGGGCCGTCCGATACTCAATGCCAATAATAAAATTATTGAGTTTAAGCGCCGGCGCTCGAGACAGAGGTCTTACTGGGGAGCCACATTATAGGTAACGACCACATAGGTAGTTTTTAAGAGCACAGGATCGAATCAGTTGTGCGGTAGTTTATGGCACCTCGGTTCCCGCCGTGAGATCGATGTCAAGCGAGCCTCATATGCCAGACAGTTGCGATGTCTGACAACTCGACAAGCGGTGCTCCTACTTCTTGCGCAGGCATAGGTTTGGTTTGGGGGGCGTGTTGACAGATGATTGAGGCAGCCTAGGGCTGTGGAGTCATCGTCGACTTAGGCCTGGATTGGGGCTGGCTCAGGACATTCGCTACTGAACTGTACAAGATCATCCGACCTGCTGTAACTCTTTGGCTGAGGTTCCCCCCCCCCACCCCCCCTCCTGATGGCCGCATTATAGTTAGTCTAGTTCAAAGCTGTCGGCCCGGCCAAAGGATATACCTAGAATGTGCAAGCCATTTACATAGTGCAAGAGGGAGATGGTGTGATTAtcgtcaacatcaacataCAGACCAGGAATTGCTAGCTTGAAATACCttatatattaataatatTCGCACTCTCATGCCTTTGATTTTATGTGAATTCGCTGTTTTGAAGCACCTAACAGCGTATTCCCTTCTTGACTATTGCCTCGCGATCGAGCCCCTTGCCTTTAATGAGATAGAACCTGGGCCCGCGCGGTC encodes the following:
- a CDS encoding protein gprH (transcript_id=CADANIAT00004322) codes for the protein MSLSAGQLFAISATERTCSTVSLFATSIIIVSFVSSQSFRKPINRLVFYASFGNIMANVATLISQSGIWAGTDSNLCQIQAFLIQWFMPADALWTFAMAFNVYLTFFRKYNSDQLRRLEWKYVMLCYGLPFIPAFTYFFIRTESRGKVYGSAILWCWVAPSWDFLRIAVFYGPVWFVIFVTLAIYARIGELVWRRRRQLKEVGGLDTTLDVSIPDDPPFSKVTEIRIEREDAASYRPEAGPSTEQDPPFSCAQSIPRPYSVNVQAGSSQLELGAIRSEEPFDGPPTREYRSSSTALEVNTAAWAYTKYAMLFFVALLVTWVPSTINRVYAFIRPDASNFGLNYASSFVLPLQGFWNSLIYISISWRCFKPALSDLHNRLLWYTHLGAGHRRPSSGQDSTRRLTN
- a CDS encoding PMF1/NNF1 family protein (transcript_id=CADANIAT00004323); the protein is MAPEPNNPLRDDESPSPPPQPPIAQTPGPRVTRLQEIYAQALARTLRANSYSNFAACFPTPAKHVPASLENVWRQLNAKLEESAKAEFEEILAERNAIAQLNELDRLVGEARARRDAAAAAGENGNGNGEEERVPYVFAPFLEELMRNSQC
- a CDS encoding uncharacterized protein (transcript_id=CADANIAT00004324), with the translated sequence MPKPKSFLKETKLKKKSAQQQAPRTADEFLAVGVEQEEAGEKWRAGDAAKSLRFFMRAIATYDEGLQKHPTAFDLAYNKARVQYEITQHPRLAAQLSIPLVEALSVALQSHREALVLEQDNADALFNTAQVLTSLAETVTDTKRPVEEDLNQAAKFLQEAIELFQRCLVLQELKYTEMQEQIRQMESGEVGRMEQVQESKQMQESPDVESQESEQEQWAAVVEPVTKDTLVDTAIAQLDALSTLCNLLAFDPGVGLKWAEEYSRDSLQKKLSTLVEGSNRHYEVNLSRARFNAALNEVLYRSGRIDVATYHGVVVSSFGDLDVSADPEGLCAKADAFISFNTASAEQPPHDPEVLKKSLGLRWQALSTAIDMLTKASKLPDAENLPKIHLARGDAEMSRWRLGFAPWEHSMAQQYGATLLRNAQTYYRGAAALARRDGGADEERDGTCKEAIAAAIEGQKEKLAQLKGSAPKELLQVAEDMVEEGWVSGPDMEALLS